Proteins encoded by one window of Chryseobacterium aquaeductus:
- a CDS encoding monovalent cation:proton antiporter-2 (CPA2) family protein has protein sequence MESSLAMNTLLFLGVAIIMVPLARKLGLSSVIGYILGGIIIGPYVLKLTGKDVDDIMHASEFGVIMLLFLVGLELEPRKFWEMRKKILGLGMTQMVLTISLLFIIFITFGWKTEKAIAIAMCFALSSTAIVLQTLQEKNSFKTVAGEASFSTLLFQDISVIPILAILPLLAHSKVKQNENEVQVLIQKLPEWLQASTVILGVVILILLGRYVFVPFLRYVSKAGMTELLTASSLFLVIGVSELMISIGLSPALGAFLAGVMLANSEFRHELEAQIDPFKGLLLAVFFVSVGSTMNFDVIIQDSLFIFTTVFAVLAVKFIVLFSIGKFFKLDNPQNLFYAFALSQVGEFAFVLINYASDLYLFGAELNAQMMAVTAITMCITPFLLIINDKIITPRFIKGIPDEQSDFNILENNIAQKKIIIVGFGHFGSTVGRLLKANKITATVLDIDSDRVKLLRGYGFKVYYGDATRIPVLRAAGIEDAKILILCLDNSGDNKFIAELVSEKYPDVKIFVRAKNRIDAYTYLNNGIDNIYRETLGTAVDMAVDVLHETGMRKYAARRLGQRFMAIDKASIRKLAKADDDDEVRLFATKELLQREEELLAYDNLNFDGKNWEGSSSTAEEDDDEEESKE, from the coding sequence TTACGTCCTGAAACTTACAGGAAAAGATGTAGACGATATCATGCACGCCAGCGAATTTGGGGTAATCATGCTTTTGTTTTTAGTAGGACTTGAGCTGGAACCAAGAAAATTCTGGGAAATGCGAAAGAAAATCCTGGGACTCGGAATGACGCAAATGGTACTTACGATTTCTCTGCTATTTATAATTTTTATCACTTTCGGATGGAAAACCGAAAAAGCCATTGCCATTGCCATGTGTTTTGCACTTTCCTCCACTGCAATTGTTCTGCAGACCTTACAGGAAAAAAACAGCTTCAAAACCGTTGCAGGTGAGGCTTCGTTTTCCACGCTGTTATTTCAGGATATTTCCGTAATTCCTATTTTGGCTATTTTGCCGTTGCTTGCTCACTCAAAAGTAAAGCAGAATGAAAATGAAGTACAGGTTTTAATTCAAAAACTTCCCGAATGGCTACAGGCTAGCACTGTAATCCTAGGAGTAGTCATCTTGATTTTATTGGGAAGATATGTTTTCGTTCCTTTTTTAAGGTATGTTTCTAAAGCAGGAATGACTGAATTATTAACTGCTTCTTCTCTCTTCTTAGTAATCGGAGTTTCAGAATTGATGATCTCCATTGGTCTTTCGCCGGCACTTGGAGCTTTCCTTGCAGGAGTAATGTTGGCAAACAGTGAATTCAGACATGAATTGGAAGCGCAGATTGATCCTTTCAAAGGACTACTGCTCGCCGTTTTCTTTGTAAGCGTAGGCTCAACCATGAATTTTGACGTGATTATACAAGATTCTTTATTTATTTTCACGACAGTTTTTGCAGTTTTAGCTGTGAAATTCATTGTTTTATTTTCGATTGGTAAATTTTTCAAACTTGATAATCCTCAAAATCTTTTTTACGCATTTGCCCTTTCGCAAGTCGGCGAATTTGCTTTTGTATTAATAAATTACGCATCCGATTTATACCTTTTCGGAGCTGAGTTAAATGCTCAGATGATGGCAGTTACAGCAATTACGATGTGTATTACTCCGTTTCTTTTAATTATTAATGATAAGATAATCACGCCAAGATTCATCAAAGGAATTCCAGATGAGCAAAGTGACTTTAATATTCTGGAAAACAATATTGCACAAAAGAAAATCATCATCGTAGGTTTCGGACATTTTGGAAGTACCGTTGGGCGTTTGTTGAAAGCCAATAAAATTACAGCTACCGTGCTCGACATAGATTCCGACCGTGTGAAATTATTGCGTGGATATGGTTTTAAAGTCTATTATGGTGACGCAACAAGAATTCCTGTTTTGAGAGCTGCAGGAATTGAGGATGCTAAAATTTTAATTCTTTGCCTCGATAATTCTGGTGACAACAAATTTATTGCTGAATTAGTAAGCGAAAAATATCCGGATGTGAAGATTTTTGTAAGAGCTAAAAACCGAATTGACGCCTACACTTATTTAAACAACGGAATTGACAATATTTATCGAGAAACTCTCGGAACAGCCGTAGATATGGCAGTTGATGTACTGCATGAAACAGGAATGCGAAAATATGCCGCAAGACGTCTCGGTCAGCGTTTTATGGCAATCGACAAAGCTTCTATCAGAAAATTGGCAAAGGCTGATGATGATGATGAAGTTCGTTTGTTTGCAACAAAAGAACTCCTCCAGAGAGAAGAGGAGCTTTTAGCATATGATAATCTTAATTTTGATGGTAAAAATTGGGAGGGTTCTTCATCAACCGCCGAAGAAGACGATGATGAAGAAGAAAGTAAAGAATAA
- a CDS encoding head GIN domain-containing protein, with the protein MKYPAILLFSGLIILSACNEKGEKSKWLPDVTNEDHGPLKQKEFGGDFDEIEVSQAIEAEIIKSDVEKIVISAPANIIDEVLVEIQGGKVHIHYNTGFRVMNTNNVTAKIYTKDFVKLIANSAASINVKDKFTQEKTDIEVSSAASITGHLEANDLELSVDSSSSFDGKIWAVNLDVDASSAASITISGKSKNAEMSSSSGSSINAKDVVVENLKADSSSGASLEISASSTVDVEASSGGSVNVYKKGNVTTVKKEESSGGSVSIQ; encoded by the coding sequence ATGAAATACCCTGCAATTTTACTTTTTTCCGGATTGATTATACTTTCTGCCTGTAATGAAAAAGGCGAAAAATCTAAATGGCTTCCAGATGTCACCAACGAAGATCATGGGCCTTTAAAACAAAAAGAATTCGGTGGAGATTTTGACGAGATAGAAGTTTCTCAGGCGATTGAAGCTGAGATTATTAAGTCTGATGTTGAAAAAATAGTGATTTCTGCTCCGGCAAACATTATCGATGAAGTTTTGGTAGAGATACAAGGCGGAAAAGTACATATTCATTACAATACAGGATTTCGTGTGATGAATACCAACAACGTCACTGCTAAAATTTATACGAAAGATTTTGTGAAGTTAATTGCCAATTCTGCAGCAAGCATTAATGTAAAAGATAAATTTACCCAAGAAAAAACAGACATTGAAGTTTCTAGTGCGGCGAGCATAACTGGTCATCTGGAAGCTAATGATTTAGAATTATCTGTTGACAGCAGCAGCAGTTTTGACGGAAAAATTTGGGCCGTCAATTTGGATGTCGATGCGTCATCAGCCGCAAGTATTACTATATCGGGGAAATCTAAAAATGCTGAGATGAGTTCTTCTTCTGGAAGCAGCATCAATGCAAAAGATGTTGTAGTTGAAAACCTAAAAGCAGATTCTTCGAGCGGTGCCAGTTTAGAAATAAGTGCAAGCTCAACTGTAGATGTAGAAGCTTCTTCCGGAGGTAGCGTAAATGTTTACAAAAAAGGAAATGTAACGACTGTGAAAAAAGAGGAGAGTAGTGGTGGAAGTGTAAGTATTCAATAA
- a CDS encoding M3 family metallopeptidase — protein sequence MKNISSALLISALAFNYSCTTMKTTDMKQEIPVPDSSLSSNPFIKKSKLQYEAPEFDKIKNEHFKPAFEFGLKQHDAEILAIANNSQAATFENTIVALEKSGEVLKRAGIVFSNLTSANTNPTLQALDEEFAPIFAAHSDKMYLNENLYNRIKAISDNGLDSESKRLLQFYKQNFEIAGANLSAADKEKLKQVNQEIASLSTQYSNKLLEARKEGGIIIDNVNELDGLSADEIAAAAADAKTAGKDGKYLLALQNTTQQPVLQNLTNRATREKVFKASWMRAEKGGNSDTRETVEKLAKLRLKKAQILGKKSFAEWKLQDQMAKTPGAAVKLMNQLATPAVETAKREAKDIQDLIDLQKGSFKLEPWDWNFYAEQVRKAKFDLDENQIKPYFEITTVLEKGVFFAAEKFYGLTFKKRTDLPVYHPDVVTYEVFDYDGKSLAIYYLDFYTRDSKNGGAWMSNFVEQSYLLGTKPVIVNCYNYQKPAPGKPSLISYDDVTTIFHEFGHSIHGMFASQKYPSLSGTNVPRDFVEFPSQINEHWALDPVVLKNYALHYETKQPIPQTLVDKIKNAATFNQGYMTTELVSAAALDMDWHSVTNEGQLISALDFEKQSLNNHGFTLSTVPPRYHTPYFAHIWGGGYSAGYYAYLWSETLDSDAWEWISKNGGLTRENGDRFRKHILSVGNSVDLNQAFRDFTGHDPDIKPLLRNRGFIK from the coding sequence ATGAAAAATATTTCATCAGCATTATTAATTTCTGCCTTGGCATTCAATTATTCGTGTACCACAATGAAAACAACTGATATGAAACAGGAAATTCCTGTTCCTGATTCTTCACTTTCGTCGAATCCGTTTATTAAAAAAAGTAAGCTTCAGTACGAAGCTCCGGAATTTGATAAAATTAAAAATGAACATTTCAAACCTGCATTTGAATTTGGACTAAAACAGCATGACGCCGAGATTCTTGCAATTGCAAATAATTCTCAGGCAGCAACTTTTGAAAACACAATTGTCGCACTAGAAAAAAGTGGCGAAGTATTAAAAAGAGCAGGTATCGTATTTTCAAATTTGACCAGCGCAAATACAAACCCAACTTTGCAGGCTTTAGACGAAGAATTTGCTCCTATTTTCGCAGCGCATTCTGATAAAATGTATCTGAATGAAAATTTATACAACAGAATAAAAGCAATCTCAGATAACGGTCTGGATTCTGAAAGCAAAAGACTGCTTCAGTTTTACAAACAAAATTTTGAAATTGCAGGAGCTAATCTTTCTGCAGCTGATAAAGAGAAATTAAAGCAGGTCAATCAGGAAATAGCTTCACTTTCTACTCAGTATTCAAATAAATTACTAGAAGCGAGAAAAGAAGGCGGAATTATCATCGACAACGTAAATGAACTTGACGGACTTTCTGCTGATGAAATAGCAGCAGCCGCAGCTGATGCAAAAACCGCAGGAAAAGACGGAAAATATCTTTTAGCCCTTCAAAATACAACTCAACAACCTGTTTTACAAAATCTCACCAACAGAGCAACCCGTGAAAAAGTTTTTAAAGCTTCATGGATGAGAGCCGAAAAAGGTGGAAACAGCGACACAAGAGAAACCGTTGAAAAACTGGCGAAATTAAGATTAAAAAAAGCTCAGATTTTAGGCAAAAAAAGTTTCGCAGAATGGAAACTGCAAGATCAAATGGCTAAAACGCCTGGCGCTGCAGTGAAATTGATGAACCAATTGGCAACTCCTGCTGTAGAAACTGCAAAACGTGAAGCAAAAGATATTCAGGATTTGATTGACCTGCAAAAAGGTAGTTTTAAATTGGAACCCTGGGACTGGAATTTCTACGCTGAACAAGTGAGAAAAGCAAAATTTGATCTTGATGAAAACCAGATAAAACCTTATTTTGAAATCACAACCGTTTTAGAAAAAGGTGTTTTCTTCGCTGCTGAAAAATTCTACGGATTGACGTTTAAAAAGCGAACCGATCTTCCGGTATACCATCCTGATGTAGTAACTTACGAAGTTTTCGATTATGACGGAAAATCTTTGGCGATTTATTACTTAGATTTTTACACCAGAGATTCTAAAAACGGCGGTGCGTGGATGAGTAATTTCGTTGAGCAATCTTATCTTTTAGGAACAAAACCTGTGATTGTTAATTGCTACAATTATCAAAAACCGGCTCCGGGAAAACCTTCATTAATCAGTTATGATGATGTTACCACCATATTCCATGAGTTTGGTCATTCTATTCACGGAATGTTTGCCAGCCAAAAATACCCTTCACTTTCAGGAACCAATGTTCCGAGAGATTTTGTAGAATTCCCTTCCCAGATTAATGAGCATTGGGCTTTAGATCCGGTAGTTCTTAAAAATTACGCACTTCATTACGAAACAAAACAACCGATTCCTCAGACTTTAGTTGATAAAATTAAAAATGCAGCAACTTTTAATCAAGGTTATATGACCACCGAATTGGTTTCTGCTGCTGCTTTGGACATGGATTGGCATTCTGTAACCAACGAAGGTCAGCTTATATCAGCATTAGATTTCGAAAAACAATCTTTAAATAACCACGGATTTACGTTATCAACCGTTCCGCCAAGATATCACACTCCTTACTTTGCACATATTTGGGGTGGCGGTTATTCTGCAGGATATTACGCTTACTTATGGTCTGAAACTTTAGACAGCGATGCGTGGGAATGGATTTCGAAGAATGGTGGATTAACCAGAGAAAATGGCGACAGATTCAGAAAACACATTCTTTCTGTAGGAAATTCTGTTGATCTGAATCAGGCGTTCAGAGATTTCACAGGACACGATCCTGACATCAAACCTTTATTGAGAAACAGAGGTT